A window of Accipiter gentilis chromosome 24, bAccGen1.1, whole genome shotgun sequence contains these coding sequences:
- the YIPF6 gene encoding protein YIPF6 isoform X2: MMRDLKAVGKKFVHVMYPKKSSALLRDWDLWGPLVLCVSLALMLQGGSADSKDDGGPQFAEVFVIIWFGAVVITLNSKLLGGTISFFQSLCVLGYCVLPLTVAMLVCRLVLLAGSGTVSFIIRLIVVVAMFGWSTLASTAFLADSQPPNRKALVVYPIFLFYFVISWMILTFTPQ, from the exons ATG ATGAGAGATCTGAAGGCCGTTGGGAAGAAATTTGTCCATGTCATGTATCCGAAGAAGAGTAGTGCGCTCCTGAGAGACT GGGATCTGTGGGGCCCTTTGGTGCTTTGTGTCTCACTTGCCCT GATGCTTCAGGGTGGATCAGCAGATAGTAAAGACGATGGAGGGCCCCAGTTTGCTGAGGTCTTTGTCATCATCTGGTTTGGTGCAGTTGTCATCACACTAAACTCAAAGCTTCTTGGAGGAACTAT ATCCTTTTTTCAGAGCCTGTGCGTTCTGGGTTACTGTGTCCTGCCCCTGACAGTAGCGATGCTGGTGTGCAGGCTGGTACTGCTGGCAGGTTCTGGAACTGTCAGCTTCATTATACGTCTTATTGTAGTAGTAGCTATGTTTGGTTGGTCAACGTTAG cATCTACAGCTTTCCTGGCAGACAGTCAGCCTCCAAACCGCAAAGCTCTTGTTGTGTACCCCATCTTCCTCTTCTACTTTGTTATCAGCTGGATGATTCTCACCTTTACACCTCAGTGA
- the YIPF6 gene encoding protein YIPF6 isoform X1, whose translation MTQARSLHVAWASKMAAAEGSGVGGPLFAGLADVSISEDIPVEGEITVPVGSRSPDEDYSTLDEPVRDTIMRDLKAVGKKFVHVMYPKKSSALLRDWDLWGPLVLCVSLALMLQGGSADSKDDGGPQFAEVFVIIWFGAVVITLNSKLLGGTISFFQSLCVLGYCVLPLTVAMLVCRLVLLAGSGTVSFIIRLIVVVAMFGWSTLASTAFLADSQPPNRKALVVYPIFLFYFVISWMILTFTPQ comes from the exons ATGACGCAAGCGCGCTCGCTCCACGTCGCCTGGGcctccaagatggcggcggcggaggggagcggcGTCGGTGGGCCGTTG TTTGCAGGTCTTGCAGATGTGTCAATATCTGAAGATATTCCAGTGGAAGGGGAGATTACTGTTCCTGTCGGATCTCGCTCTCCTGATGAAGACTACTCCACACTGGATGAGCCTGTTAGGGACACTATT ATGAGAGATCTGAAGGCCGTTGGGAAGAAATTTGTCCATGTCATGTATCCGAAGAAGAGTAGTGCGCTCCTGAGAGACT GGGATCTGTGGGGCCCTTTGGTGCTTTGTGTCTCACTTGCCCT GATGCTTCAGGGTGGATCAGCAGATAGTAAAGACGATGGAGGGCCCCAGTTTGCTGAGGTCTTTGTCATCATCTGGTTTGGTGCAGTTGTCATCACACTAAACTCAAAGCTTCTTGGAGGAACTAT ATCCTTTTTTCAGAGCCTGTGCGTTCTGGGTTACTGTGTCCTGCCCCTGACAGTAGCGATGCTGGTGTGCAGGCTGGTACTGCTGGCAGGTTCTGGAACTGTCAGCTTCATTATACGTCTTATTGTAGTAGTAGCTATGTTTGGTTGGTCAACGTTAG cATCTACAGCTTTCCTGGCAGACAGTCAGCCTCCAAACCGCAAAGCTCTTGTTGTGTACCCCATCTTCCTCTTCTACTTTGTTATCAGCTGGATGATTCTCACCTTTACACCTCAGTGA
- the YIPF6 gene encoding protein YIPF6 isoform X3, whose amino-acid sequence MRDLKAVGKKFVHVMYPKKSSALLRDWDLWGPLVLCVSLALMLQGGSADSKDDGGPQFAEVFVIIWFGAVVITLNSKLLGGTISFFQSLCVLGYCVLPLTVAMLVCRLVLLAGSGTVSFIIRLIVVVAMFGWSTLASTAFLADSQPPNRKALVVYPIFLFYFVISWMILTFTPQ is encoded by the exons ATGAGAGATCTGAAGGCCGTTGGGAAGAAATTTGTCCATGTCATGTATCCGAAGAAGAGTAGTGCGCTCCTGAGAGACT GGGATCTGTGGGGCCCTTTGGTGCTTTGTGTCTCACTTGCCCT GATGCTTCAGGGTGGATCAGCAGATAGTAAAGACGATGGAGGGCCCCAGTTTGCTGAGGTCTTTGTCATCATCTGGTTTGGTGCAGTTGTCATCACACTAAACTCAAAGCTTCTTGGAGGAACTAT ATCCTTTTTTCAGAGCCTGTGCGTTCTGGGTTACTGTGTCCTGCCCCTGACAGTAGCGATGCTGGTGTGCAGGCTGGTACTGCTGGCAGGTTCTGGAACTGTCAGCTTCATTATACGTCTTATTGTAGTAGTAGCTATGTTTGGTTGGTCAACGTTAG cATCTACAGCTTTCCTGGCAGACAGTCAGCCTCCAAACCGCAAAGCTCTTGTTGTGTACCCCATCTTCCTCTTCTACTTTGTTATCAGCTGGATGATTCTCACCTTTACACCTCAGTGA